The Thermodesulfovibrionales bacterium genome segment CATATAGACTATTACAAGTAAAAGTGAGACTGCTTAACACAAGGGAAGCTTGCAACATTCTTAAGATATCAAAGAGAACCCTTTACAAGTACATAAAGACAGGCAAGCTTCCTTGTGTAAGGCTTTCAAGTAAGGCAATAAGAATCAGGGAGACAGACATAATGGAGTTAATCTCAGAGAGAACCATAATTTATGAGCCTACAGAAAGGACTGAGGCAGTGGCAAAAAAAGTTCTTGAAAAAATCCTTTCAAGGGGTTAAATTATGAAAAAGCTCTTTGACAAGCTCGGTAAACCTTGCATTGCCACAATGAGGAGGTAACCATGGGATTGTTTAAGCGTGGCAATGTATGGTGGGCTTCTGTTACCCATAATGGTAAGCAGTATCGTTTTAGTTGCAACACTCAGGATAAGACAGAAGCTCAATCCATTTATGCAAAAGTGTTACTTGAACTTAGACAAGGCAATTTAAGAATCCAGAGAAAAGAGCCAAAAGAGCCAGAGGCTAAAAAACCTTCTTATGCTGAATACTATCAGGAGCAATACTTAAAATGGTGTAAAGGAAGACATCTATATTACAAGATAAAAAGATATATTCCATCTATTCTTCCTGAGTGGTTTAAAAAACTTAAAATCTATCAAATTAGTAACAAAGAAGTTGAACTGCTTCAGACTCACTTCATGGAGAAAGGCTATTCAGTGGCTACCTGTAACAGATCCCTAAGCATAGTTAAGCCATCATTTACA includes the following:
- a CDS encoding helix-turn-helix domain-containing protein — protein: YRLLQVKVRLLNTREACNILKISKRTLYKYIKTGKLPCVRLSSKAIRIRETDIMELISERTIIYEPTERTEAVAKKVLEKILSRG